The segment GCCGTGGTGGAGGACGGTGAAAGGGAGGGAGCCTTCGATCGACCGGGCCACGATGTCGTGGGGGCGGCCGGCCGCCCAGTACGACTCCTCGGAGAGCCAGCGGTGCACCCGCTTCAGGTCGACCCGGCGGGGGTCGTCGGTCAGCAGGTACTCGCCGCGTTCGAGCTCTGTCACCCTCGGTACTCCTCAACTGTCCGTCATGTGCTGTGGCCAGGCGGTCCAGCCAGGGGCTCGACAGCATCGCCGAGACCCGGTTTACCAAGTGGGCGCAGATGCGCCAATGCAGTTCCAAGCCAGTGAGAGCTCCCATGCGGCCGTCTCGCCGACACATCGGCTTGGTCGTGCTGCCGCGCGGCACCGCAGGCCGCCTGGGCCGGGGGTAAGACGTCCCGAAGACGGTATACCGGACGGGGGTATGCTGGCGTCCTAGCCGGACGAACGAAGCGAGCAACCGGAGGGGTCGAGCATGGCTGTGACCAGCACCTACACCGTGAAGGGCATGACCTGCTCGCACTGCGTCCATGCGGTGACCGAGGAGATCTCCGCGCTGCCCGGGGTGGCCGAGGTGCAGGTCGATCTGCCGTCCGGTGGCGTGACGGTGACCAGCGAGACGCCGCTCACCGACGAGGCCGTGCGCGCGGCCGTCGACGAGGCCGGCTACGAGCTCGCGGATGCCTGACCAGCCGCCCGCCGAAGCAACCAAGGCAGCCGAAGCGCCAGAGACCCCGGAAAAAGCCAAGGCCGAAGAAAGCAAGGCCGAGGGGGCCAAGGCCCAAGAAGCACAGGCCGAAGGAGCACAGGCCGGAGAAAGCAAGGCCGAAGGGGCCAAGGCCCAAGAAGCACAGGCCGAAGAAGCAAAGGCCGAGGAACTCGGGATCCGCGCAGCGAATGCCCCCGACAACGCCGCCTTCCGCCTGGCCGCGATCGGCGCCCTGCTCATCGTGGTTCTCTTCGCCGGCTACGGCCTGGGCCGCCTCAACAACGGGACAGCCGCCCCGGCCGCCACCACCCCGACCCCCACCGCGTCAGTCGTGGATGAAAGTCAACCCCACACCCACGGCACCACCGCCCCGGTCCCGGGAGCGGGCGCCGGCGCCGCAGTCGGAGGCCTGTCCCTCAGCTCCAGCGGGCTGACCCTGGCACCGACAACCACGACATTCCCAGCAAACAAGACGCAAAAGCTCGAGTTCACCATCAACGGCCCGGGCGGCGCGCCGGTCACCACCTACGCGATCGTGCACGACAAACCCCTGCACCTGATCGTGATCCGCCGCGATCTCACCGGCTTCCAGCACCTGCACCCGGAGATGGCCGCGGACGGCACATGGAGTATCGACCTCACGCTCCCCGAGCCGGGCAGCTACCGCATGATCGCCGATTTCACCGCTGTTCTCGGCGGCAGCCAGATCGCCACCACGCTGGGTAGCGACCTGACGGTCGCCGGCGGCTATGCGCCGGTCACCCTGCCCGATCCGGCCCGGGCCGCAGCCACTTCCGATTTCCGGGTGGCGTACGAGGGAACGCCCGCCACCGAGTCCACCCAGCCCTTGCTGATGACCGTCACCGACACCGCCGGCAAACCGGTCACCGTCGAGCCCTACCTCGGCGCGTTCGGCCACCTGGTCGTGCTGCGTCAGGGCGACACCGGCTACGTCCACGTGCACCCCGAGAACCAGCTGATCGACGGAAAGATCAAGTTCTGGCTGGCCGCGCCCAGCCCCGGCACGTACCGGATGTTCCTCGACTTCCAGGTCGCCGGAAAGGTCTCCACAGCGGCCTGGACCGTCGTCGTCAGCTAGCCCAGCATCTTGGCCAGCGCGGGCGTCACACCCCACTGACCGGTCAGCGAGTCGTACTCCGCGTGCTGCGCCTCGGTCGGCGCCGCGCCGGTGCGCCGGGCCCGCAGCAGCAGGTTGCGCGGGGTGTGCGCGGAGTCGATGAACTCGACCACGTCCACCCGGTAGCCGTGCAGCCGCAGCAGCGCCGCCCGCAGCGAGTCGGTCAGCACGTCGGCGAACCGTTCCCGCAGGATGGCGTGCCGGGTGACCTCCTCGTACGGCGACGGCGCGGAACTGCCCTTGAGCTGCGAGGCGATGTCGTGGTGGCAGCACGGCGCGGCCAGCACCCACCGGGCCTGCCAACCGACCGCCCGGGCCAGCGCCTGGTCGGTCGCCGTGTCACAGGCGTGCAGCGCGAGCACCAGGTCGGGAGCGACCGGCAACTCGGCGTCCTCGATCGTCCCGGCCACGAAGGTCACGTCGTCGGAGCAGCCGAGTCGTTCGGCGAGCGCGCTGTTGCGTACCCGCTGATCCTCTCGCACATCGACCCCCGTGACCTGGACCTGCGCGCCGCGCCCGGCCAGGTATCGGTAGGCGGCGAAGGTGAGGTACGCATTGCCGCACCCCAGGTCGACGACGCGCAGCGGCGTCGGCAGATCCTCGGGCAGCGTCGCCGCCAGCGCCCGCAGGAACGCGTCGATCTGACGGCGTTTCGCCGCATTGCCGCCGATCACCTCGAACAGCGGGTCGCCCGGGTCGAGCAGCCACTGTTTCGCCCGGTCATGCGCCTGCGGCGCGGCCGGGGCCGCAGCCGCGCCACGATGCACCTGCGCGTCACCCTTCTTGGTCACCCGCACCTGTACGGTCGACGACTCGGTCTCCACGTGCCAGTTGCCGAACGGCTCGGCCAGCAACTCGTCCACCGCCGCCGCGGCCTCGTCACCGGGTGTGACGTTCCGGGTGTACGGCCGCGCTCCGTCATCGGTGACGATCTGCAGTTTCCGCCCGTGCTTGAGGGCGACCGGCCGCAGCTGCGCGCGGGTCACCGACGGAACGTGGCCGCGACGCCGGCCGGCCGCCACGGCCCGGGTGAGACCGGGCGCGAGCAGCAGTTCGCGCACCTCGGCAAGTGCTTGTTCGAGCGGTTCTGGCATGGCATCCATTCTGCCGGGCGGTTAAGTTGATCGGCGGGGCGCGGGAAGGGGTGGGTGCCGTTCGATGGTCGTGAAGACCACAACACTCTCGTCCCGCCTGCGTGAGCACCTTCGGGACGAGCACGCCACGGCCGAGCGCAGCCCGTTCATCGAGGGACTGGCGACCGGTCGGCTGCCGTTCGCGGCCTATGCCGGGTTGCTCGCCCAGCACTGGTTCATCTACGAGACGCTGGAGCTGGCCGCCTCGGCGATGGCGACCGACCCGGTGGCGCGCCGGTTCGTCTTTCCCGAGCTGTTCCGGATTCCGGCACTCGAGGCCGACCTGCGATATCTGTACGGGGCACGCTGGCAGAGCCGGGTGACAGCGCTGCCCTCGACGACGACTTACTGCACGCGGATCCGGGCCGCCGCCTTCGACCGCGCCACCGGCTATGTCGCGCACCACAGCGTCCGGTACCTCGGCGACCTCTCCGGCGGCCAGTGGCTCGGCCAATCGATCGTCGAGGCGTACGGCCTGCGCCGCCAGGGCTACCGCTTCTTCATCTTCGAGGGCGTCGACCCGCCGCTGTTCCGGGCCCGCTACCGGGACCACCTCAACGCCGTACGCTGGACCCGCGCCGACCAGGCCGCCTTCCTGAACGAGGCGTCCGCGGCCTTCCGGCTGAACCTCGACCTGCTGGCCGAACTGGGAGAGCACTGGACGTGACGGATCCCTTCCCGCCCGAGGTGGTCGCCCAGATCGCCCGGCACATGAACGACGATCATGCCGACGACAACGTGCTGATCGTGCGCGCGTTCGGCGGGGTGCCGGCCGCGACCACAGCACGGATGTCGGGGCTGGACGCGGAGGCGCTGGAGTTCGCGGTGGCCGTCGACGGGATCGAGACGCCGGTGCGGGTGCCGTTCAGCGAGCGGCTCACCGAGCGACGTCAGGTGCGGGCCGAGGTCGTCCGGATGTACCAGGAGGCCTGCGCCACGCTGGGCGTGCCACCCCGGCACTGAAAGCGCCGCTGCGGCCCGCAAGCACTGACGGCCCGGAAGCGCCGCTGCGGCCCGCAAGCGCCGACGGCCCGGAAGCGTCGCTGCGGCCCGCAAGCGCCGACGGCCCGGAAGCGTCGCTGCGGCCCGCAAGCGCCGACGGCCCGGAAGCGTCGCTGCGGCCCGCAAGCGCCGACGGCCCGGAAGCGCCGCTGCGCCCCGCAAAGCGCCGACGGCCCGGCGTGAGCCGGAAACGCCGAACGCACGGGACGCCAGGCATCCCGTGCGTTCGCGGTCGAACAGGTCAGGCGTCGGCGGTGGTGCCCACGCCGGCCTCGGAGCCACCGGCCATCTCAGCAGCACCCTCGCCGGCGGAACGGCTGGTGCGGCGACGACGGCGGCGAGGAGCGTCCTTGTCCGCGGCCGGAGCTGCGTCAGCCGAAGCAGAAGCCGGAGCGGAAGCAGCCGCCGGAGCGGAAGCAGCCGCCGGAGCGGAAGCAGCCGCCGAAGCGGAGGCCGGAGCAGAGGCAGACGCCGGAGCCTCAGCGCCCTCGGCTGGCGCCGCACTGGCGGTCCCGTCCGAGAACACCATCGAGGTGGCGGCCGTCCGCCGCCGCCGGGTCCGGGCCCGCGGAGCAGCCGGCTCATCCACCGACTCCGCAGGCGCCGCAGGTGCCGAAGACGGCGACGCGGCCGGTGCCGAAGACGGCGAAGTGGCCGGCGCCGAAGACGCATCCGAAGAATGGGACTCGGTCGGCGTACCGGAAGGGGCATCGTCCAGACGCCGGCGGCGACGCTGCCGCTTGGGCCGATCGCCGCCCTCGCTCTCGCCCTCGGAAGCGGGTGCGGACGACGGACCCGAACCCCCACGCCCGCGGCCGCGGGCCGGACGCCCGCCACGGCCAGGCCGGCGCCCGCCGCCCAGGTCCTCCTCGACCTCGGCCGCCAGGCCGGCACGGCTGCGCTCAGCGGTCGGCAGGGTGCCCGAGATCTCGGTCGGGATGTCCAGGTCGGTGTAGAGCGCGGCGCTCGTGTGGTACGTCTCCGGCGGCTCCGGCATGCTCAGCCCGAGCGACTTGTCGATGAGGACCCAGCGCGGCATGTCCTCCCAGTCCACGAAGGTGACCGCGACACCGGTCGCACCCGCCCGGCCGGTCCGGCCGATCCGGTGCGTGTAGGTCTCCGGGTCCTCCGGGCAGTCGTAGTTGATCACGTGGGTGACGCCGGAGACGTCCAGGCCGCGGGCCGCGACGTCGGTGGCGACCAGCACGTCGATCTTGCCGGTGCGGAACGCCCGCAGAGCCCGCTCGCGGGCGCCCTGGCCCAGGTCACCGTGCACAGCAGCGACCGCGAAGCCGCGGAAGTCGAGGTCCTCGGCGACCCGGTCGGCGGCCCGCTTGGTCCGCGTGAAGATCATCGTGAGGCTGCGCTCGCGAGCCTGCAGGATGCGCGCCACCATCTCCAGCTTGTTCAGCGGGTGGGTGCGGTAGACGACCTGCTTGGTCAGCGGCGAGGCGGCGCTCTCGGTGGTGTGCCCGGCGTGGATCGTGACCGGGTTGCGCAGGAACCGGCGGGACAGGGCCACGATCGGGTCCGGCATGGTGGCCGAGAAGAGCATGGTCTGGCGCTGCTCGGGGAGCATGGCCAGGATCTTCTCGACGTCCTCCAGGAAGCCCAGGTCGAGCATCCGGTCGGCCTCGTCGAGGACCAGGGCGCGGATCGAGCCGAGCTTCAGCTGCTTCTGCTTGGCCAGGTCGAGCAGGCGGCCGGGGGTGCCGACCAGGATCTCGACGCCCTTCTTGAGTGTCTCGACCTGCGGCTCGTACGCCACCCCGCCGTAGATCGGCAGAACCCGCACGCCGCGGGTGCTGCCGGCGGCGGCGAGGTCGCGGGCCACCTGGAGGCCCAGCTCACGGGTGGGAACGACGATCAGGGCCTGCGGCTGGCCGTCGGCGCCCTCGGACGGGGCGGTGATCCGCTCCAGCAGGGGCAGGCCGAAGCCCAGGGTCTTGCCGGTGCCGGTGGGCGCCTGGCCGATCAGGTCGGTGCCCCGCAGGGCGATCGGCAGCGCGTACTCCTGGATGGCGAAGGCGTGGGTGATGCCGGCCTTGGCCAGCGCCTCGACGGTCTCGGCGCGAACGCCCAGAGCGGCGAAAGTGGGGCTGTCCGGACGGACCGGAGCACGTGTGGTTACGGGTACTAGAGCTTGCTCATTGTCGGTCATGAAGTTTTACGGGTGCCCTCTCGTGGTGCGCCCGTCGTG is part of the Actinoplanes sp. NBC_00393 genome and harbors:
- a CDS encoding class I SAM-dependent methyltransferase gives rise to the protein MPEPLEQALAEVRELLLAPGLTRAVAAGRRRGHVPSVTRAQLRPVALKHGRKLQIVTDDGARPYTRNVTPGDEAAAAVDELLAEPFGNWHVETESSTVQVRVTKKGDAQVHRGAAAAPAAPQAHDRAKQWLLDPGDPLFEVIGGNAAKRRQIDAFLRALAATLPEDLPTPLRVVDLGCGNAYLTFAAYRYLAGRGAQVQVTGVDVREDQRVRNSALAERLGCSDDVTFVAGTIEDAELPVAPDLVLALHACDTATDQALARAVGWQARWVLAAPCCHHDIASQLKGSSAPSPYEEVTRHAILRERFADVLTDSLRAALLRLHGYRVDVVEFIDSAHTPRNLLLRARRTGAAPTEAQHAEYDSLTGQWGVTPALAKMLG
- a CDS encoding biliverdin-producing heme oxygenase, with amino-acid sequence MVVKTTTLSSRLREHLRDEHATAERSPFIEGLATGRLPFAAYAGLLAQHWFIYETLELAASAMATDPVARRFVFPELFRIPALEADLRYLYGARWQSRVTALPSTTTYCTRIRAAAFDRATGYVAHHSVRYLGDLSGGQWLGQSIVEAYGLRRQGYRFFIFEGVDPPLFRARYRDHLNAVRWTRADQAAFLNEASAAFRLNLDLLAELGEHWT
- a CDS encoding DUF2470 domain-containing protein, translating into MTDPFPPEVVAQIARHMNDDHADDNVLIVRAFGGVPAATTARMSGLDAEALEFAVAVDGIETPVRVPFSERLTERRQVRAEVVRMYQEACATLGVPPRH
- a CDS encoding heavy-metal-associated domain-containing protein is translated as MAVTSTYTVKGMTCSHCVHAVTEEISALPGVAEVQVDLPSGGVTVTSETPLTDEAVRAAVDEAGYELADA
- a CDS encoding DEAD/DEAH box helicase, producing the protein MTDNEQALVPVTTRAPVRPDSPTFAALGVRAETVEALAKAGITHAFAIQEYALPIALRGTDLIGQAPTGTGKTLGFGLPLLERITAPSEGADGQPQALIVVPTRELGLQVARDLAAAGSTRGVRVLPIYGGVAYEPQVETLKKGVEILVGTPGRLLDLAKQKQLKLGSIRALVLDEADRMLDLGFLEDVEKILAMLPEQRQTMLFSATMPDPIVALSRRFLRNPVTIHAGHTTESAASPLTKQVVYRTHPLNKLEMVARILQARERSLTMIFTRTKRAADRVAEDLDFRGFAVAAVHGDLGQGARERALRAFRTGKIDVLVATDVAARGLDVSGVTHVINYDCPEDPETYTHRIGRTGRAGATGVAVTFVDWEDMPRWVLIDKSLGLSMPEPPETYHTSAALYTDLDIPTEISGTLPTAERSRAGLAAEVEEDLGGGRRPGRGGRPARGRGRGGSGPSSAPASEGESEGGDRPKRQRRRRRLDDAPSGTPTESHSSDASSAPATSPSSAPAASPSSAPAAPAESVDEPAAPRARTRRRRTAATSMVFSDGTASAAPAEGAEAPASASAPASASAAASAPAAASAPAAASAPASASADAAPAADKDAPRRRRRRTSRSAGEGAAEMAGGSEAGVGTTADA